The following are encoded in a window of Brevibacillus ruminantium genomic DNA:
- a CDS encoding helix-turn-helix domain-containing protein, whose protein sequence is MKVGAIMQACRERAGLTQEQLAVMLNRSQSCISKLEDDKKTWDIPTFLNWIDATGAKEVAVAFFLGMDGLTIMQQFFTTGIMLTYWLF, encoded by the coding sequence GTGAAGGTTGGGGCGATTATGCAAGCGTGCAGAGAACGCGCTGGATTAACGCAGGAACAATTAGCAGTAATGCTCAATCGCTCACAAAGTTGTATCAGCAAGCTTGAGGATGACAAGAAAACTTGGGATATTCCGACGTTCTTAAACTGGATTGATGCAACAGGAGCAAAAGAAGTGGCTGTTGCTTTTTTCCTAGGGATGGATGGGCTTACTATCATGCAGCAATTCTTTACGACAGGAATCATGTTGACTTACTGGCTGTTTTGA
- a CDS encoding helix-turn-helix transcriptional regulator, with the protein MKRRTWLINMRNSKGLTQEKAAELAGVERSTYTKAENGSSVAVKTAKKIASAFDCDWTLFFENNCDKIGQKLA; encoded by the coding sequence ATGAAACGTCGTACCTGGTTGATCAACATGCGAAACAGTAAAGGTCTTACACAGGAAAAGGCTGCGGAACTTGCTGGAGTAGAGCGTTCCACATACACCAAAGCAGAAAATGGCAGTTCCGTCGCTGTAAAAACAGCAAAAAAAATAGCAAGTGCTTTTGATTGTGATTGGACTCTTTTTTTTGAAAATAATTGTGACAAAATAGGACAAAAATTAGCCTGA
- a CDS encoding helix-turn-helix domain-containing protein, whose protein sequence is MFLGQRLKECRKAKKLTQQELSDALSLNRSTYAKYETGDNEPDNQTLQKLADFFDVKIDYLLGRTNDPSPSEKKDKLEKSRDELLQELTDDPDDFFFLDGYLDASDEEKRELRRSFYEIKKQMRENKVKSYKPPSLFDLTEGIEKDKK, encoded by the coding sequence ATGTTCCTAGGCCAGCGTTTAAAGGAGTGCAGGAAGGCAAAAAAACTGACACAACAGGAACTATCAGATGCTTTAAGCCTTAACCGCTCTACGTACGCAAAATACGAAACAGGGGATAATGAGCCTGATAACCAAACCCTCCAAAAACTAGCCGATTTCTTCGATGTAAAGATTGATTACCTTCTGGGGAGAACTAACGATCCCTCCCCATCCGAAAAAAAGGACAAGCTTGAAAAATCTCGAGACGAACTCCTTCAAGAACTAACCGACGATCCTGATGACTTCTTCTTCCTTGATGGTTACCTTGATGCATCCGATGAAGAAAAAAGAGAGCTACGAAGGTCTTTTTACGAAATCAAGAAACAAATGCGTGAAAACAAAGTTAAGTCTTATAAACCACCTTCTCTGTTTGATCTTACTGAAGGCATTGAGAAGGATAAAAAGTAA
- a CDS encoding three-Cys-motif partner protein TcmP, translating into MTVFFEEALEQSEVKAAIVAKYFFAWAKIIAPRSNKVAYLDLFCGPGRYKDGTKSTPIKVLEACINDNVLREKVVTIFNDGNEDLIQNLEEEIKKIPRINELKHEPETMLGEIDDEVAEFFSSTSLVPTFAFVDPFGYKGLSTKLIKGLTKDWGSDCIFFFNYNRINMGITNKIVEKHMNSIFGEEYANELRQKVANMSPDERELTIVNALAHSLSDDGKNYVLPFRFARENGRTSHYLIFFSKHILGYEIMKEIMWRESSEHEDGVASFSYLPVTDKQLDFLYALNKPLDMLGDELLEVFSGKTLTLEEIYRRHHVNTPFVRNNYKEALRRLEDAGSVTCEPPAAKRRKIKGKVSFADHVKVTFPR; encoded by the coding sequence ATGACTGTATTTTTTGAAGAAGCATTAGAACAATCAGAAGTCAAAGCTGCAATCGTTGCAAAGTATTTCTTTGCCTGGGCAAAAATAATAGCACCTCGTAGTAACAAAGTTGCTTATCTAGACCTTTTTTGTGGACCAGGTAGATATAAGGACGGTACAAAATCAACCCCAATCAAAGTATTAGAAGCGTGTATAAATGACAATGTACTTCGTGAGAAGGTAGTTACGATCTTTAACGACGGAAATGAAGATTTAATACAAAATCTCGAAGAAGAGATTAAAAAAATTCCAAGAATTAATGAACTCAAACATGAACCCGAAACCATGCTCGGCGAGATTGATGACGAAGTTGCTGAGTTTTTCTCGTCTACCAGTCTAGTCCCTACGTTTGCATTTGTTGACCCTTTCGGATACAAAGGTCTGAGTACGAAACTTATAAAGGGACTTACAAAAGACTGGGGTTCAGATTGCATCTTCTTCTTTAATTACAATCGTATAAATATGGGGATAACGAATAAGATCGTAGAAAAGCATATGAATTCCATCTTTGGTGAGGAATATGCTAATGAGCTACGACAAAAAGTTGCAAACATGTCTCCTGATGAACGTGAGTTAACGATTGTGAACGCTCTAGCTCATTCTCTATCAGATGATGGAAAAAATTATGTTCTGCCCTTTAGGTTTGCTCGAGAAAACGGACGGACGAGCCATTATTTAATTTTCTTTTCCAAACATATTCTTGGGTATGAAATTATGAAAGAGATCATGTGGAGAGAAAGTTCAGAACACGAAGACGGTGTGGCGAGTTTCTCTTATTTACCTGTTACTGATAAACAGCTTGATTTTCTATACGCGCTTAATAAACCATTAGACATGCTCGGCGACGAACTTCTTGAGGTGTTTTCAGGAAAAACTCTTACACTTGAAGAGATATATCGTCGGCACCATGTAAATACGCCCTTCGTAAGGAATAATTACAAAGAGGCACTGCGTAGATTGGAGGATGCTGGGTCTGTAACTTGTGAACCACCTGCTGCGAAGCGCCGTAAGATTAAAGGAAAAGTTTCCTTTGCTGATCACGTTAAAGTAACTTTCCCTAGATAG
- a CDS encoding DUF5131 family protein: MASSSSIEWTEATWNPVTGCTKISEGCRHCYAATMAKRLVAMENPRYKNGFNVTLHYDLIETPLRWKKPRRIFVNSMSDLFHKDVPLEFIQKVFVTMEKASWHTFQILTKRSDRLAELAPYLPWPQNVWQGVSVEDDRVIHRIDHLRTVPAKTRFLSIEPLIGPIENLDLEGIHWVIVGGESGAGARPMKEEWVRSIMQQCKDQDVAFFFKQWGGVQKHRHGRMLDGRTYDEYPNHLIPV; the protein is encoded by the coding sequence ATGGCTTCTTCCTCCAGTATTGAATGGACTGAGGCAACATGGAACCCCGTCACTGGTTGTACAAAAATTTCCGAAGGTTGTAGGCATTGTTATGCTGCAACAATGGCGAAAAGACTAGTTGCAATGGAAAATCCTCGTTATAAAAATGGCTTTAATGTTACTCTTCATTACGATTTAATCGAAACGCCACTTCGCTGGAAAAAACCAAGAAGAATATTTGTTAATTCCATGTCAGATCTTTTTCATAAAGACGTTCCACTCGAGTTCATCCAAAAAGTCTTTGTTACTATGGAAAAAGCGTCCTGGCACACTTTTCAAATTCTTACGAAGCGCTCTGATCGTCTAGCTGAGTTAGCTCCTTATTTACCCTGGCCCCAAAATGTATGGCAGGGAGTCAGCGTTGAGGATGACCGTGTTATACATCGGATCGATCACCTTCGGACGGTTCCAGCGAAAACAAGATTCCTCTCCATTGAACCTCTTATTGGTCCGATCGAAAACCTGGATCTTGAAGGCATCCATTGGGTAATTGTTGGCGGGGAATCTGGGGCTGGAGCTCGTCCAATGAAAGAAGAATGGGTTCGTAGTATCATGCAGCAATGTAAGGATCAAGACGTTGCTTTCTTTTTTAAACAATGGGGTGGTGTTCAGAAACACCGTCACGGTAGGATGCTTGATGGCCGGACATACGATGAATATCCAAATCATCTGATACCAGTTTAA